From a single Gemmatimonadaceae bacterium genomic region:
- a CDS encoding Rrf2 family transcriptional regulator, which yields MAYLAQQPPAALVSAIAMEGKVRVPANYRSKILNQLTRAGLLESTRGRTGGFRLARAAAQIRLAEVVAPFEPPGSTRTCILGRARCQDSVPCAAHRGWRELGRARDEYLRGTTVADVAA from the coding sequence ATGGCCTACCTCGCGCAGCAACCGCCTGCGGCGCTGGTGTCGGCGATCGCGATGGAAGGGAAGGTGCGGGTGCCGGCGAACTACCGGTCCAAGATCCTGAATCAGCTCACGCGCGCGGGCCTGCTGGAATCGACACGCGGGCGCACGGGTGGATTCCGGCTCGCCCGGGCAGCCGCGCAGATCCGGCTCGCGGAAGTCGTCGCGCCGTTCGAGCCGCCGGGCTCCACGCGCACCTGCATCCTCGGCCGCGCGCGCTGCCAGGACTCCGTGCCGTGCGCGGCGCATCGAGGCTGGCGAGAGCTCGGAAGGGCTCGGGACGAGTACCTGCGGGGAACCACTGTGGCGGACGTCGCGGCCTGA
- a CDS encoding amidohydrolase yields MPRIRAALLCTTTLLLAASPQRLRAQDPEIAPAPSAPRAPLDPRIERLKAEAATKVEARAKLIQEIIDQVYSYGELGMQEFETSRYLTGILERNGFTVTRNVAGMPTGWVARWGNGKPVISLGSDIDGIPQSNQAPATAFRQWQVPGAPGHGEGHNSGQAVNIAAALVVKEIMMRERMPGTLVLWPGVAEEAVAGKAHFVRAGVFKDVDVTLFTHVGNDLGVTWGQSSSLAIVSAEFRFKGQSAHAAGAPWRGKSALDAVMLMAQGWEFHREHMEPGQRSHYVIKDGGDQPNVVPSTASIWFYFRERDYQHVQDMFEAGKRIARGAAMMTEATLDTVIILGSAWPGHFSKPVAEAMHANIETVGLPKWDENDQALAKGLQRELGVAQNGLVTQVRPLQGPARSLVAFGGGSDDIGDVSWNVPTITLRYPSNIPGTPGHNWANGIAMATPIAHKGAVAGAKVQAMTLIDLLTQPKIVADAWEYFNNVQTKDTKYVSFLGPNDGPPTWLNADIMARYRPEMKKLYYDATKFRTYLEQLGIAYPTVKPPTNPVP; encoded by the coding sequence ATGCCGCGTATTCGTGCTGCCCTCCTCTGCACCACCACGCTCCTCCTCGCCGCCAGCCCCCAGCGGCTGCGCGCGCAGGATCCCGAGATCGCACCGGCGCCGTCCGCGCCACGCGCACCGCTCGATCCGCGCATCGAGCGACTCAAGGCCGAAGCCGCCACCAAGGTCGAGGCCCGGGCGAAGCTGATCCAGGAGATCATCGACCAGGTCTACTCGTACGGGGAACTCGGGATGCAGGAATTCGAGACCTCCCGCTACCTCACCGGCATCCTCGAGCGCAACGGCTTCACCGTCACCCGCAACGTGGCCGGCATGCCCACGGGCTGGGTCGCCCGCTGGGGCAACGGCAAGCCGGTCATCTCGCTCGGCTCCGACATCGACGGCATCCCGCAGTCCAACCAGGCACCCGCCACCGCGTTCCGTCAGTGGCAGGTGCCGGGCGCACCGGGGCACGGGGAGGGCCACAACTCCGGCCAGGCCGTGAACATCGCCGCCGCGCTGGTGGTGAAGGAAATCATGATGCGCGAGCGGATGCCCGGCACGCTGGTGCTCTGGCCCGGCGTGGCCGAGGAGGCCGTCGCGGGCAAGGCCCACTTCGTCCGTGCCGGTGTGTTCAAGGACGTGGATGTCACCCTCTTCACGCACGTCGGCAACGACCTCGGCGTGACCTGGGGCCAGTCGTCGTCGCTCGCGATCGTGTCGGCGGAGTTCCGCTTCAAGGGCCAGTCGGCGCACGCGGCCGGTGCCCCGTGGCGCGGCAAGAGCGCGCTCGATGCGGTGATGCTGATGGCGCAGGGCTGGGAGTTCCACCGCGAGCACATGGAGCCGGGCCAGCGCAGCCACTACGTGATCAAGGACGGCGGCGACCAGCCCAACGTCGTGCCCAGCACGGCGTCGATCTGGTTCTACTTCCGTGAACGGGACTACCAGCACGTGCAGGACATGTTCGAGGCCGGCAAGCGCATCGCCCGCGGTGCCGCCATGATGACCGAGGCCACGCTCGACACCGTCATCATCCTCGGCTCGGCCTGGCCCGGCCACTTCAGCAAGCCCGTCGCCGAGGCGATGCACGCGAACATCGAGACCGTCGGCCTCCCGAAGTGGGATGAGAACGACCAGGCGCTGGCCAAGGGGCTGCAGCGCGAGCTCGGCGTGGCGCAGAACGGCCTCGTCACGCAGGTGCGCCCGCTGCAGGGGCCCGCGCGCAGCCTGGTGGCCTTCGGCGGCGGCAGCGACGACATCGGTGACGTGAGCTGGAACGTGCCGACCATCACGCTGCGCTACCCGTCGAACATTCCCGGCACGCCGGGCCACAACTGGGCCAACGGCATCGCCATGGCCACGCCGATCGCACACAAGGGCGCGGTGGCCGGCGCCAAGGTGCAGGCCATGACGCTGATCGACCTGCTCACGCAGCCGAAGATCGTTGCCGACGCCTGGGAGTACTTCAACAACGTCCAGACCAAGGACACCAAGTACGTGTCGTTCCTCGGCCCGAACGACGGCCCGCCGACCTGGCTGAACGCCGACATCATGGCGCGCTACCGGCCGGAGATGAAGAAGCTGTACTACGACGCGACGAAGTTCCGGACGTACCTCGAGCAGCTCGGAATCGCGTACCCGACCGTGAAGCCGCCTACGAATCCGGTGCCTTGA
- a CDS encoding MaoC family dehydratase, with product MERFVVGQSAQLERTLAEADVVAFAAVTGDHNPVHLDEAAAASSPFGGRIVHGMLTASLFSTLLATELPGPGVIYLSQTLNFLRPVRLGDTVVARVEITAIDAARRRITLSTTVLNARGKPVVSGEAVVQRP from the coding sequence GTGGAGCGCTTCGTGGTGGGCCAGTCGGCACAGCTCGAACGCACCCTCGCGGAGGCCGACGTGGTGGCGTTCGCGGCGGTCACCGGTGACCACAACCCCGTGCACCTCGACGAGGCGGCGGCGGCCAGCTCACCGTTCGGCGGCCGCATCGTCCACGGCATGCTCACGGCGAGCCTCTTCTCGACGCTGCTCGCCACCGAGCTCCCCGGTCCCGGGGTGATCTACCTCTCGCAGACGCTGAACTTCCTGCGCCCCGTCCGGCTCGGCGACACCGTCGTGGCCCGGGTGGAGATCACCGCCATCGATGCCGCCCGCCGGCGCATCACGCTCTCGACGACCGTGCTCAACGCACGCGGGAAGCCGGTCGTGAGCGGTGAGGCCGTCGTCCAGCGGCCCTGA
- a CDS encoding anti-sigma factor, with amino-acid sequence MSTPNEQDEAFVMLPDLALGNLPKAEAERLMAIVRTSPKLQAELASLRGTVDVLGYAVPKAQLSYERRTGIRSRLMSRAAADANLRIHDETGERAAVPTPMSSPAIRESRGTPLATPALSLDRQAGGDTARPTRSTPVVAQKVMPKWVPMLLAAAGIAVVASVWKAGSAVADLNAAQKAYAAATAEASRLGATLAVRDSMIASLTGPKVTVVEMVSTAKLPPGARMFWDRIENRWTLVTHDLPKASEGHVYQLWLVTAKSEKISAGTFNTDASGNTVFQATYALAGPDLAAIAITEEPEGGSPQPTGGILIAGTPTR; translated from the coding sequence ATGAGCACCCCCAACGAGCAGGACGAAGCATTCGTGATGCTGCCCGACCTCGCCCTCGGCAACCTGCCGAAGGCCGAGGCCGAGCGCCTGATGGCGATCGTCAGGACCTCGCCGAAGCTGCAGGCCGAGCTGGCCTCGCTGCGCGGCACGGTGGATGTGCTCGGCTATGCCGTGCCCAAGGCGCAGCTCTCGTACGAGCGTCGCACCGGCATCCGCTCGCGCCTCATGTCGCGCGCGGCGGCCGACGCGAACCTGCGCATCCACGACGAGACCGGCGAGCGCGCCGCGGTGCCGACGCCGATGTCCTCGCCGGCGATCCGCGAGAGCCGCGGCACCCCGCTGGCGACGCCCGCGCTGTCCCTCGATCGCCAGGCCGGCGGTGACACCGCACGGCCGACGCGGTCCACGCCCGTCGTCGCACAGAAGGTCATGCCGAAGTGGGTGCCGATGCTGCTCGCCGCCGCCGGCATCGCCGTCGTCGCGTCGGTCTGGAAGGCGGGCAGCGCCGTGGCCGACCTGAATGCGGCGCAGAAGGCGTACGCCGCCGCCACCGCCGAGGCCTCGCGCCTCGGTGCCACGCTGGCCGTGCGCGACAGCATGATCGCGTCGCTCACCGGGCCCAAGGTCACCGTCGTCGAGATGGTCTCCACCGCCAAGCTGCCGCCGGGCGCCCGCATGTTCTGGGACCGCATCGAGAACCGCTGGACGCTGGTGACGCACGACCTGCCGAAGGCCTCGGAAGGACATGTCTACCAACTCTGGCTGGTCACGGCGAAGTCGGAGAAGATCAGCGCCGGCACCTTCAACACCGATGCCAGCGGCAACACCGTCTTCCAGGCGACCTACGCACTCGCCGGCCCTGACCTCGCCGCCATCGCCATCACCGAGGAACCCGAGGGCGGGTCGCCGCAGCCGACCGGCGGGATCCTCATCGCCGGCACCCCGACCAGGTAG
- a CDS encoding sigma-70 family RNA polymerase sigma factor, with product MDATIVERMARGEEAALAALYDRWCDSVNALVVNIVRDESEAEEVVESVFWQAWQQATRWSPERGAPGAWLLSIARSRSLDRLRVMRRRRDDQMADPAIFEAAPAVGDPLSDLDQSDRASRVGTALKGLPPEQREALELAYFEGLSQTEIAERLSLPLGTVKTRVRLALRKMRDRLEALREGQS from the coding sequence ATGGACGCGACGATCGTCGAGCGGATGGCGAGGGGGGAGGAGGCCGCACTGGCGGCGCTCTACGACCGGTGGTGCGACAGCGTGAACGCGCTCGTCGTCAACATCGTGCGCGACGAAAGCGAGGCCGAGGAAGTGGTGGAATCGGTGTTCTGGCAGGCGTGGCAGCAGGCCACACGCTGGTCCCCTGAGCGGGGGGCGCCCGGGGCGTGGCTGCTCTCGATCGCCCGCAGCCGGTCGCTGGACCGGCTTCGCGTGATGCGGCGTCGGCGGGACGACCAGATGGCGGATCCGGCGATCTTCGAGGCCGCCCCCGCCGTCGGCGACCCGCTGTCGGACCTGGACCAGTCGGACCGCGCCAGTCGCGTGGGCACCGCGCTCAAGGGACTGCCGCCGGAGCAGCGCGAGGCGCTCGAACTCGCCTACTTCGAGGGACTCAGCCAGACCGAAATCGCCGAGCGCCTGTCGCTCCCGCTGGGCACCGTGAAGACCCGTGTACGTCTCGCACTCCGCAAGATGCGCGACCGACTTGAAGCGCTGCGCGAGGGACAGTCATGA